One part of the Vitis riparia cultivar Riparia Gloire de Montpellier isolate 1030 chromosome 8, EGFV_Vit.rip_1.0, whole genome shotgun sequence genome encodes these proteins:
- the LOC117919698 gene encoding ABC transporter A family member 1 isoform X1 → MGRQRAQLRAMLRKNWLLKIRHPFVTCAEILLPTVVMLMLIAVRTQVDTKVHSAQPYVRKGMFVEVGKGDVSPSFGQVLELLLAKGEYLAFAPDTKETRMMINLMSIKFPLLKLVTRVYKDELELDTYIRSDLYGTCNQVKNCSNPKIKGAVVFHDQGPLVFDYSIRLNHSWAFSGFPDVKTIMDTNGPYLNDLELGVDAVPTLQYSFSGFLTLQQVLDSFIIFAAQQNEANMVNENIELPSNTSLIKQSWMQFIPSNIKIVPFPTREYTDDEFQSIIKSVMGLLYLLGFLYPISRLISYSVFEKEQKIKESLYMMGLKDEIFHLSWFITYALQFAVTSGIITACTMDTLFQYSDKSLVFIYFFLFGLSAIMLSFLISTFFTRAKTAVAVGTLSFLGAFFPYYTVNDQAVPMILKFIASLLSPTAFALGSINFADYERAYVGLRWSNVWRASSGVNFLACLLMMLLDALLYCAIGLYLDKVLPRENGVRSPWNFPFLKCSWRKRSSIKHEDCSFDFKNDRRKVNFCSNDISGPAVEAISLDMKQQELDGRCIQIRNLHKVYATKKGNCCAVNSLRLTLYENQILALLGHNGAGKSTTISMLVGLLPPTSGDALVFGKNIITEMDEIRKQLGVCPQNDILFPELTVKEHLEIFAILKGVTENFLESAVTEMVDEVGLADKVNTVVGALSGGMKRKLSLGIALIGNSKVIVLDEPTSGMDPYSMRLTWQLIKRIKKGRIILLTTHSMDEADVLGDRIAIMANGSLKCCGSSLFLKHQYGVGYTLTLVKSAPSASIAADIVYRHVPSATCVSEVGTEISFKLPLSSSSSFESMFREIESCMNSVHNSDRSGNEDKYNLGIESYGISVTTLEEVFLRVAGCDFDETECSKQEKLHVLPDSVVSQASPNHAPKQIFHSKPLGKYKIIGVVSTIVERACSLIFAAVLSFINFFSVQCCSCCFISKSIFWEHFKALLIKRAIIARRDRKTIVFQLLIPAVFLLFGLLLLKLKPHPDQQSVTFTTSHFNPLLRGGGGGGPIPFDLSWPIAKEVARYVEGGWIQRFKPTTYRFPDPDKALADAIEAAGPTLGPTLLSMSEFLMSSFNESYQSRYGAVVMDDQNKDGSLGYTVLHNGSCQHAAPTFINLMNAAILRFATLNKNMTIQTRNHPLPMTKSQHLQRHDLDAFSAAVIVNIALSFVPASFAVSIVKEREVKAKHQQLISGVSVLSYWASTYLWDFVSFLLPSSFAITLFYIFGMDQFIGKGRFFPTVLMFLEYGLAIASSTYCLTFSFSDHTMAQNVVLLLHFFTGLVLMVISFIMGLIQTTESTNSVLKNFFRLSPGFCFADGLASLALLRQGMKGGSSDGVLDWNVTGASICYLGVESIGFFLLTLGLELLPPRKFSLFTILEPWRAIKNSWHGTSSYLEPLLESTSETASLDLDEDIDVQTERNRVLSGSADNAIIYLRNLRKVYPGGKHLSPKIAVHSLTFSVHEGECFGFLGTNGAGKTTTLSMLTGEECPTDGTAFIFGKDVCSNPKAARRHIGYCPQFDALLEYLTVQEHLELYARIKGVPGYRMQDVVMEKLVEFDLLRHANKPSFSLSGGNKRKLSVAIAMIGDPPIVILDEPSTGMDPIAKRFMWEVISRLSTRRGKTAVILTTHSMAEAQALCTRIGIMVGGRLRCIGSSQHLKTRFGNHLELEVKPTEVSYVDLENLCRFIQERLFHIPHPRSILSDLEVCIGGVDSITSENASVAEISLSPEMIVMIGRWLGNEERISTLISSTPVSDGVFGEQLSEQLFRDGGISLPIFSEWWLAKEKFSAIDSFILSSFPGATFHGCNGLSVKYQLPYGYISLADVFGHLERNRYQLGIAEYSLSQSTLESIFNHFAANS, encoded by the exons ATGGGAAGGCAACGAGCGCAGTTGAGAGCCATGCTTCGCAAGAATTGGCTTCTGAAAATTCGTCACCCGTTTGTTACTTGTGCCGAG ATTTTGCTTCCTACTGTTGTAATGCTGATGTTAATAGCTGTGAGGACACAAGTTGATACAAAAGTCCACTCGGCACAACC ATACGTTCGGAAAGGGATGTTTGTGGAAGTGGGCAAAGGTGATGTATCCCCTAGTTTTGGACAAGTATTGGAGTTATTGTTGGCCAAGGGTGAGTATTTGGCTTTTGCACCGGATACAAAGGAGACAAGGATGATGATTAACTTAATGTCGATAAAATTTCCTCTACTAAAG TTAGTCACTAGAGTTTACAAAGATGAACTAGAGCTGGACACCTACATAAGGTCTGATCTTTATGGTACCTGCAATCAAGTCAA GAATTGTTCAAATCCCAAGATCAAAGGAGCAGTAGTATTTCATGATCAAGGTCCACTAGTGTTTGATTACAGTATACGCCTCAACCACTCTTGGGCTTTCTCAGGATTTCCTGATGTTAAAACTATCATGGATACAAATGGTCCTTATCTCAATGACTTGGAACTGGGTGTGGATGCTGTCCCTACTCTGCAATACAGCTTCAGTGGATTTTTGACT CTGCAGCAGGTCTTGGATTCTTTCATAATATTTGCGGCCCAGCAAAATGAAGCTAACATGGTCAATGAAAACATTGAACTGCCTTCAAATACTTCCCTGATCAAGCAGTCATGGATGCAATTCATCCCTTCAAACATCAAAATAGTCCCCTTTCCGACTCGTGAATACACTGATGATGAGTTCCAGTCCATTATCAAGAGTGTCATGGGACTACT GTATCTATTGGGATTTCTCTATCCAATCTCACGACTGATCAGCTATTCTGTGTTCGAGAAG gAGCAGAAGATAAAAGAAAGTCTGTACATGATGGGTCTGAAAGATGAGATATTCCATCTCTCTTGGTTTATCACGTATGCCTTACAA TTTGCCGTTACGTCTGGGATTATTACGGCTTGCACAATGGATACACTTTTCCAGTATAGTGATAAATCATTGGTGTTCATCTACTTCTTTTTATTTGGACTTAGTGCCATCATGCTGTCATTTTTGATCTCTACATTCTTCACACGAGCAAAGACAGCTGTGGCAGTTGGCaccctttcttttcttggaGCCTTCTTTCCTTATTACACTGTCAATGACCAGGCTGTCCCTAT GATATTAAAGTTCATTGCATCTTTGCTTTCACCTACGGCCTTTGCACTTGGGTCAATTAACTTTGCTGACTATGAGCGTGCCTATGTTGGGCTTCGTTGGAGCAATGTATGGCGG GCATCATCTGGAGTAAATTTTTTGGCCTGTCTCCTGATGATGTTGCTCGACGCATTGTTGTACTGTGCCATTGGTCTTTACCTGGATAAG GTTCTTCCTAGGGAGAATGGAGTCCGTTCGCCATGGAACTTTCCATTCCTGAAGTGTTCATGGAGAAAGAGAAGTTCCATCAAACATGAAGATTGCAGTTTCGACTTTAAAAATGACAGGAGAAAAGTTAATTTTTGTAGTAATGATATTTCTGGACCTGCTGTGGAAGCAATAAGCTTGGATATGAAGCAACAAGAACTTGATGGCAG ATGCATCCAGATTAGAAATCTCCATAAGGTTTATGCTACTAAAAAGGGAAATTGTTGTGCTGTTAACTCATTACGACTCACCTTATATGAAAATCAGATTCTTGCTCTTCTGG gaCACAATGGGGCTGGTAAAAGCACTACAATCTCCATGCTTGTTGGCCTTCTGCCTCCTACTTCTGGGGATGCTTTGGTGTTTGGGAAGAATATCATAACAGAAATG GATGAAATACGGAAGCAATTGGGCGTGTGCCCTCAAAATGATATTCTCTTTCCAGAGTTAACT GTAAAGGAGCATTTGGAAATATTTGCCATTTTGAAAGGTGTAACGGAGAACTTTTTGGAGAGCGCTGTAACTGAGATGGTAGATGAA GTGGGTTTGGCAGATAAAGTTAATACTGTTGTGGGGGCTCTTTCTGGGGgcatgaaaagaaaattgtcCCTTGGGATCGCGCTGATAGGAAATAGCAAG GTTATAGTGCTTGATGAACCTACTAGTGGAATGGACCCATATTCAATGCGCTTGACGTGGCAGTtaatcaaaagaattaaaaagggCAGGATAATATTACTGACCACACACTCCATGGATGAAGCTGATGTACTAGGTGACCGGATAGCAATCATGGCTAATGGGTCTTTGAAATGCTGTGGAAG TTCCCTTTTCTTGAAGCACCAATATGGGGTTGGTTATACTCTTACTTTAGTAAAG tCTGCACCCAGTGCTTCCATAGCTGCTGATATTGTTTATCGCCATGTACCATCAGCAACATGTGTGAGTGAG GTTGGAACAGAGATCTCCTTCAAGCTTCCTCTAtcatcttcatcttcctttGAAAGTATGTTCAGGGAAATTGAAAGCTGTATGAATTCTGTTCATAACTCAGATAGAAGTGGTAATGAGGACAAATACAATCTTGGCATCGAGAGCTATGGTATCTCTGTCACGACGCTGGAGGAGGTGTTCCTGAGAGTTGCAGGATGTGACTTTGATGAAACTGAGTGCAGCAAGCAGGAAAAACTTCATGTTTTACCTGATTCCGTGGTTTCTCAAGCATCTCCTAATCATGCtccaaaacaaattttccaTTCTAAACCTTtgggaaaatataaaattattgggGTTGTGTCTACCATAGTGGAGAGGGCTTGTAGTTTAATCTTTGCTGCAGTATTAAGTTTCATAAATTTCTTCAGTGTGCAGTGCTGCAgctgttgtttcatttcaaagtCAATATTTTGGGAACATTTCAAAGCATTGCTCATAAAGAGGGCAATAATTGCCCGTAGAGACCGAAAAACAATTGTTTTCCAGCTTCTCATTCCTGCTGTATTCTTGTTGTTTGGTCTTCTTTTGCTCAAGCTTAAGCCACACCCTGACCAGCAGTCCGTGACCTTCACAACTTCACATTTTAATCCTCTGCTACGAGGCGGTGGTGGTGGGGGTCCAATTCCATTTGATCTATCCTGGCCTATTGCAAAAGAG GTTGCACGGTATGTTGAAGGGGGGTGGATTCAAAGGTTTAAACCAACTACTTATAGATTTCCTGACCCAGATAAGGCATTAGCTGATGCCATTGAAGCTGCAGGACCAACTTTGGGGCCTACCCTACTTTCAATGAGTGAATTTTTGATGTCTAGCTTTAATGAATCCTACCAGTCAAG GTATGGGGCAGTTGTGATGGATGATCAGAATAAAGATGGGAGTCTAGGATACACTGTGCTTCACAATGGTTCTTGTCAGCATGCTGCACCAACCTTCATTAATTTAATGAATGCTGCAATTCTTAGGTTTGCTACTCTCAACAAAAATATGACGATTCAAACACGCAATCACCCTCTGCCTATGACAAAAAGCCAGCACTTGCAGCGCCAT GATCTGGATGCCTTCTCTGCTGCTGTTATTGTTAATATTGCCCTCTCTTTTGTTCCTGCCTCATTTGCTGTTTCTATTGTAAAG GAACGTGAAGTAAAAGCTAAGCACCAACAGCTAATCAGTGGA GTATCTGTACTTTCGTATTGGGCTTCTACATATTTATGGGACTTCGTCAGCTTCTTATTGCCTTCATCTTTTGCAATAACACTATTTTACATTTTTG GTATGGATCAGTTTATTGGAAAGGGTCGTTTCTTTCCTACCGTCCTCATGTTTTTGGAGTATGGATTAGCAATTGCATCATCAACATACTgtcttacattttctttttcggACCACACAATGGCACAG AATGTGGTTCTCTTACTCCACTTTTTCACTGGACTTGTTCTTATGGTCATCTCATTCATTATGGGGCTCATACAGACAACTGAAAGTACAAATTCTGTTCTCAAG AACTTCTTCAGACTATCACCAGGGTTTTGCTTTGCTGATGGTCTTGCTTCACTGGCTCTTCTGCGGCAAGGGATGAAAGGTGGATCTAGTGATGGTGTCCTGGACTGGAATGTTACTGGTGCCTCTATTTGTTATTTGGGTGTTGAG AGCATAGGTTTCTTTCTCTTGACGCTTGGGCTTGAATTGCTGCCTCCTCGCAAATTCTCTCTATTCACAATCTTGGAGCCTTGGAGGGCTATTAAAAATAGCTGGCATGGAACTTCTAGTTATTTAGAACCCCTTCTAGAATCAACATCAGAAACTGCTTCTCTTGACCTTGATGAAGACATAGATGTACAAACAGAAAGAAATAGAGTACTTTCTGGTTCTGCTGATAATGCAATTATCTACTTGCGGAATCTTCGAAAG GTGTATCCCGGAGGAAAGCATCTTAGTCCAAAAATTGCAGTTCATTCATTGACTTTCTCAGTTCATGAAGGAGAGTGCTTTGGGTTTCTAGGAACAAATGGAGCAGGGAAGACTACAACGCTGTCAATGCTAACTG GGGAAGAATGTCCGACTGATGGAACTGCATTTATCTTTGGCAAAGATGTATGTTCAAATCCCAAGGCTGCCCGTCGGCAT ATTGGGTACTGCCCACAATTTGATGCTCTGCTAGAATATCTCACCGTGCAAGAGCATCTTGAGCTTTATGCAAGAATAAAAGGAGTTCCAGGTTACAGGATGCAGGAT GTTGTTATGGAAAAGTTAGTGGAATTTGATTTGCTGAGGCATGCTAATAAACCATCATTTTCCCTTAGCGGTGGAAACAAGCGCAAATTGTCTGTTGCAATTGCGATGATTGGAGACCCTCCTATAGTCATCCTAGATGAGCCTTCCACAG GTATGGATCCTATTGCTAAACGATTTATGTGGGAGGTCATATCACGTCTCTCAACCAGACGAGGAAAAACAGCAGTAATTCTAACAACCCACAGCATGGCTGAAGCTCAAGCACTATGCACCCGCATTGGAATAATG GTTGGAGGTCGGCTAAGGTGCATTGGAAGTTCCCAACATTTGAAAACGCGATTTGGAAACCATCTTGAGCTAGAG GTGAAACCTACTGAAGTTAGCTATGTAGACTTGGAAAACCTGTGTCGATTTATTCAAGAAAGGCTCTTTCACATTCCTCATCCGAGGAGCATACTCTCTGACCTTGAAGTTTGCATTGGGGGTGTTGACTCCATAACATCAGAAAATGCATCAGTGGCAGAGATCAGCTTGTCACCTGAAATGATAGTCATGATTGGACGCTGGCTAGGCAATGAAGAAAGAATAAGTACACTTATATCTTCAACGCCTGTTTCTGATGGGGTTTTTGGTGAACAATTATCAGAGCAGTTGTTTAGAGATG GTGGTATCTCATTGCCCATATTTTCCGAATGGTGGCTAGCTAAAGAAAAATTCTCAGCAATTGATTCGTTTATCCTATCTTCATTTCCTGGTGCAACATTTCATGGGTGCAATGGGTTGAGTGTTAAATATCAG TTGCCATATGGGTACATCTCGCTTGCTGATGTTTTCGGGCACCTAGAACGAAACAG ATATCAATTGGGTATAGCCGAATACAGTCTCAGCCAATCTACACTGGAAtccatttttaatcattttgcaGCAAACTCATGA
- the LOC117919698 gene encoding ABC transporter A family member 1 isoform X3 — MMGLKDEIFHLSWFITYALQFAVTSGIITACTMDTLFQYSDKSLVFIYFFLFGLSAIMLSFLISTFFTRAKTAVAVGTLSFLGAFFPYYTVNDQAVPMILKFIASLLSPTAFALGSINFADYERAYVGLRWSNVWRASSGVNFLACLLMMLLDALLYCAIGLYLDKVLPRENGVRSPWNFPFLKCSWRKRSSIKHEDCSFDFKNDRRKVNFCSNDISGPAVEAISLDMKQQELDGRCIQIRNLHKVYATKKGNCCAVNSLRLTLYENQILALLGHNGAGKSTTISMLVGLLPPTSGDALVFGKNIITEMDEIRKQLGVCPQNDILFPELTVKEHLEIFAILKGVTENFLESAVTEMVDEVGLADKVNTVVGALSGGMKRKLSLGIALIGNSKVIVLDEPTSGMDPYSMRLTWQLIKRIKKGRIILLTTHSMDEADVLGDRIAIMANGSLKCCGSSLFLKHQYGVGYTLTLVKSAPSASIAADIVYRHVPSATCVSEVGTEISFKLPLSSSSSFESMFREIESCMNSVHNSDRSGNEDKYNLGIESYGISVTTLEEVFLRVAGCDFDETECSKQEKLHVLPDSVVSQASPNHAPKQIFHSKPLGKYKIIGVVSTIVERACSLIFAAVLSFINFFSVQCCSCCFISKSIFWEHFKALLIKRAIIARRDRKTIVFQLLIPAVFLLFGLLLLKLKPHPDQQSVTFTTSHFNPLLRGGGGGGPIPFDLSWPIAKEVARYVEGGWIQRFKPTTYRFPDPDKALADAIEAAGPTLGPTLLSMSEFLMSSFNESYQSRYGAVVMDDQNKDGSLGYTVLHNGSCQHAAPTFINLMNAAILRFATLNKNMTIQTRNHPLPMTKSQHLQRHDLDAFSAAVIVNIALSFVPASFAVSIVKEREVKAKHQQLISGVSVLSYWASTYLWDFVSFLLPSSFAITLFYIFGMDQFIGKGRFFPTVLMFLEYGLAIASSTYCLTFSFSDHTMAQNVVLLLHFFTGLVLMVISFIMGLIQTTESTNSVLKNFFRLSPGFCFADGLASLALLRQGMKGGSSDGVLDWNVTGASICYLGVESIGFFLLTLGLELLPPRKFSLFTILEPWRAIKNSWHGTSSYLEPLLESTSETASLDLDEDIDVQTERNRVLSGSADNAIIYLRNLRKVYPGGKHLSPKIAVHSLTFSVHEGECFGFLGTNGAGKTTTLSMLTGEECPTDGTAFIFGKDVCSNPKAARRHIGYCPQFDALLEYLTVQEHLELYARIKGVPGYRMQDVVMEKLVEFDLLRHANKPSFSLSGGNKRKLSVAIAMIGDPPIVILDEPSTGMDPIAKRFMWEVISRLSTRRGKTAVILTTHSMAEAQALCTRIGIMVGGRLRCIGSSQHLKTRFGNHLELEVKPTEVSYVDLENLCRFIQERLFHIPHPRSILSDLEVCIGGVDSITSENASVAEISLSPEMIVMIGRWLGNEERISTLISSTPVSDGVFGEQLSEQLFRDGGISLPIFSEWWLAKEKFSAIDSFILSSFPGATFHGCNGLSVKYQLPYGYISLADVFGHLERNRYQLGIAEYSLSQSTLESIFNHFAANS; from the exons ATGATGGGTCTGAAAGATGAGATATTCCATCTCTCTTGGTTTATCACGTATGCCTTACAA TTTGCCGTTACGTCTGGGATTATTACGGCTTGCACAATGGATACACTTTTCCAGTATAGTGATAAATCATTGGTGTTCATCTACTTCTTTTTATTTGGACTTAGTGCCATCATGCTGTCATTTTTGATCTCTACATTCTTCACACGAGCAAAGACAGCTGTGGCAGTTGGCaccctttcttttcttggaGCCTTCTTTCCTTATTACACTGTCAATGACCAGGCTGTCCCTAT GATATTAAAGTTCATTGCATCTTTGCTTTCACCTACGGCCTTTGCACTTGGGTCAATTAACTTTGCTGACTATGAGCGTGCCTATGTTGGGCTTCGTTGGAGCAATGTATGGCGG GCATCATCTGGAGTAAATTTTTTGGCCTGTCTCCTGATGATGTTGCTCGACGCATTGTTGTACTGTGCCATTGGTCTTTACCTGGATAAG GTTCTTCCTAGGGAGAATGGAGTCCGTTCGCCATGGAACTTTCCATTCCTGAAGTGTTCATGGAGAAAGAGAAGTTCCATCAAACATGAAGATTGCAGTTTCGACTTTAAAAATGACAGGAGAAAAGTTAATTTTTGTAGTAATGATATTTCTGGACCTGCTGTGGAAGCAATAAGCTTGGATATGAAGCAACAAGAACTTGATGGCAG ATGCATCCAGATTAGAAATCTCCATAAGGTTTATGCTACTAAAAAGGGAAATTGTTGTGCTGTTAACTCATTACGACTCACCTTATATGAAAATCAGATTCTTGCTCTTCTGG gaCACAATGGGGCTGGTAAAAGCACTACAATCTCCATGCTTGTTGGCCTTCTGCCTCCTACTTCTGGGGATGCTTTGGTGTTTGGGAAGAATATCATAACAGAAATG GATGAAATACGGAAGCAATTGGGCGTGTGCCCTCAAAATGATATTCTCTTTCCAGAGTTAACT GTAAAGGAGCATTTGGAAATATTTGCCATTTTGAAAGGTGTAACGGAGAACTTTTTGGAGAGCGCTGTAACTGAGATGGTAGATGAA GTGGGTTTGGCAGATAAAGTTAATACTGTTGTGGGGGCTCTTTCTGGGGgcatgaaaagaaaattgtcCCTTGGGATCGCGCTGATAGGAAATAGCAAG GTTATAGTGCTTGATGAACCTACTAGTGGAATGGACCCATATTCAATGCGCTTGACGTGGCAGTtaatcaaaagaattaaaaagggCAGGATAATATTACTGACCACACACTCCATGGATGAAGCTGATGTACTAGGTGACCGGATAGCAATCATGGCTAATGGGTCTTTGAAATGCTGTGGAAG TTCCCTTTTCTTGAAGCACCAATATGGGGTTGGTTATACTCTTACTTTAGTAAAG tCTGCACCCAGTGCTTCCATAGCTGCTGATATTGTTTATCGCCATGTACCATCAGCAACATGTGTGAGTGAG GTTGGAACAGAGATCTCCTTCAAGCTTCCTCTAtcatcttcatcttcctttGAAAGTATGTTCAGGGAAATTGAAAGCTGTATGAATTCTGTTCATAACTCAGATAGAAGTGGTAATGAGGACAAATACAATCTTGGCATCGAGAGCTATGGTATCTCTGTCACGACGCTGGAGGAGGTGTTCCTGAGAGTTGCAGGATGTGACTTTGATGAAACTGAGTGCAGCAAGCAGGAAAAACTTCATGTTTTACCTGATTCCGTGGTTTCTCAAGCATCTCCTAATCATGCtccaaaacaaattttccaTTCTAAACCTTtgggaaaatataaaattattgggGTTGTGTCTACCATAGTGGAGAGGGCTTGTAGTTTAATCTTTGCTGCAGTATTAAGTTTCATAAATTTCTTCAGTGTGCAGTGCTGCAgctgttgtttcatttcaaagtCAATATTTTGGGAACATTTCAAAGCATTGCTCATAAAGAGGGCAATAATTGCCCGTAGAGACCGAAAAACAATTGTTTTCCAGCTTCTCATTCCTGCTGTATTCTTGTTGTTTGGTCTTCTTTTGCTCAAGCTTAAGCCACACCCTGACCAGCAGTCCGTGACCTTCACAACTTCACATTTTAATCCTCTGCTACGAGGCGGTGGTGGTGGGGGTCCAATTCCATTTGATCTATCCTGGCCTATTGCAAAAGAG GTTGCACGGTATGTTGAAGGGGGGTGGATTCAAAGGTTTAAACCAACTACTTATAGATTTCCTGACCCAGATAAGGCATTAGCTGATGCCATTGAAGCTGCAGGACCAACTTTGGGGCCTACCCTACTTTCAATGAGTGAATTTTTGATGTCTAGCTTTAATGAATCCTACCAGTCAAG GTATGGGGCAGTTGTGATGGATGATCAGAATAAAGATGGGAGTCTAGGATACACTGTGCTTCACAATGGTTCTTGTCAGCATGCTGCACCAACCTTCATTAATTTAATGAATGCTGCAATTCTTAGGTTTGCTACTCTCAACAAAAATATGACGATTCAAACACGCAATCACCCTCTGCCTATGACAAAAAGCCAGCACTTGCAGCGCCAT GATCTGGATGCCTTCTCTGCTGCTGTTATTGTTAATATTGCCCTCTCTTTTGTTCCTGCCTCATTTGCTGTTTCTATTGTAAAG GAACGTGAAGTAAAAGCTAAGCACCAACAGCTAATCAGTGGA GTATCTGTACTTTCGTATTGGGCTTCTACATATTTATGGGACTTCGTCAGCTTCTTATTGCCTTCATCTTTTGCAATAACACTATTTTACATTTTTG GTATGGATCAGTTTATTGGAAAGGGTCGTTTCTTTCCTACCGTCCTCATGTTTTTGGAGTATGGATTAGCAATTGCATCATCAACATACTgtcttacattttctttttcggACCACACAATGGCACAG AATGTGGTTCTCTTACTCCACTTTTTCACTGGACTTGTTCTTATGGTCATCTCATTCATTATGGGGCTCATACAGACAACTGAAAGTACAAATTCTGTTCTCAAG AACTTCTTCAGACTATCACCAGGGTTTTGCTTTGCTGATGGTCTTGCTTCACTGGCTCTTCTGCGGCAAGGGATGAAAGGTGGATCTAGTGATGGTGTCCTGGACTGGAATGTTACTGGTGCCTCTATTTGTTATTTGGGTGTTGAG AGCATAGGTTTCTTTCTCTTGACGCTTGGGCTTGAATTGCTGCCTCCTCGCAAATTCTCTCTATTCACAATCTTGGAGCCTTGGAGGGCTATTAAAAATAGCTGGCATGGAACTTCTAGTTATTTAGAACCCCTTCTAGAATCAACATCAGAAACTGCTTCTCTTGACCTTGATGAAGACATAGATGTACAAACAGAAAGAAATAGAGTACTTTCTGGTTCTGCTGATAATGCAATTATCTACTTGCGGAATCTTCGAAAG GTGTATCCCGGAGGAAAGCATCTTAGTCCAAAAATTGCAGTTCATTCATTGACTTTCTCAGTTCATGAAGGAGAGTGCTTTGGGTTTCTAGGAACAAATGGAGCAGGGAAGACTACAACGCTGTCAATGCTAACTG GGGAAGAATGTCCGACTGATGGAACTGCATTTATCTTTGGCAAAGATGTATGTTCAAATCCCAAGGCTGCCCGTCGGCAT ATTGGGTACTGCCCACAATTTGATGCTCTGCTAGAATATCTCACCGTGCAAGAGCATCTTGAGCTTTATGCAAGAATAAAAGGAGTTCCAGGTTACAGGATGCAGGAT GTTGTTATGGAAAAGTTAGTGGAATTTGATTTGCTGAGGCATGCTAATAAACCATCATTTTCCCTTAGCGGTGGAAACAAGCGCAAATTGTCTGTTGCAATTGCGATGATTGGAGACCCTCCTATAGTCATCCTAGATGAGCCTTCCACAG GTATGGATCCTATTGCTAAACGATTTATGTGGGAGGTCATATCACGTCTCTCAACCAGACGAGGAAAAACAGCAGTAATTCTAACAACCCACAGCATGGCTGAAGCTCAAGCACTATGCACCCGCATTGGAATAATG GTTGGAGGTCGGCTAAGGTGCATTGGAAGTTCCCAACATTTGAAAACGCGATTTGGAAACCATCTTGAGCTAGAG GTGAAACCTACTGAAGTTAGCTATGTAGACTTGGAAAACCTGTGTCGATTTATTCAAGAAAGGCTCTTTCACATTCCTCATCCGAGGAGCATACTCTCTGACCTTGAAGTTTGCATTGGGGGTGTTGACTCCATAACATCAGAAAATGCATCAGTGGCAGAGATCAGCTTGTCACCTGAAATGATAGTCATGATTGGACGCTGGCTAGGCAATGAAGAAAGAATAAGTACACTTATATCTTCAACGCCTGTTTCTGATGGGGTTTTTGGTGAACAATTATCAGAGCAGTTGTTTAGAGATG GTGGTATCTCATTGCCCATATTTTCCGAATGGTGGCTAGCTAAAGAAAAATTCTCAGCAATTGATTCGTTTATCCTATCTTCATTTCCTGGTGCAACATTTCATGGGTGCAATGGGTTGAGTGTTAAATATCAG TTGCCATATGGGTACATCTCGCTTGCTGATGTTTTCGGGCACCTAGAACGAAACAG ATATCAATTGGGTATAGCCGAATACAGTCTCAGCCAATCTACACTGGAAtccatttttaatcattttgcaGCAAACTCATGA